A single Haloplasma contractile SSD-17B DNA region contains:
- a CDS encoding CvfB family protein, with the protein MQAGKHYKLIVERQTDIGYILLEEEDSSEEIFIHNNDTYGQELTEGELVDVFLYVDHKGRVAATLGESKITLDKYDWVEVVGGIRTGVFVDIGIRKDLLVSEDDLPIDKDIWPKNGDKLYCRVIDHKGKLLAKPGSRNVLEELQKPAPSDLSGKLTVTIFNIGEHGANVISEEGYIGFIHNSEYKEEPRLGQLVEGRLTNVKENGEINLSLIPQKELAMDDDAELIISKLEKIGMLPLSDKSDPEDIKAHLGISKAAFKRAVGRLLKEGKITQDKQAEKIHLTE; encoded by the coding sequence ATGCAAGCAGGAAAGCATTATAAGTTAATAGTCGAAAGGCAAACGGATATAGGTTATATATTATTAGAAGAAGAAGATAGTTCTGAGGAAATATTTATACACAATAACGATACGTATGGACAAGAATTAACTGAGGGCGAATTAGTCGACGTTTTTTTATATGTGGATCATAAAGGACGGGTAGCCGCTACCTTAGGTGAATCAAAAATAACATTAGATAAGTATGATTGGGTAGAGGTAGTTGGAGGAATTAGAACTGGAGTATTTGTAGATATTGGGATTCGCAAAGACTTACTGGTTAGTGAAGATGATTTACCAATTGATAAGGACATTTGGCCGAAAAATGGAGACAAACTATATTGTCGTGTTATAGATCATAAGGGCAAATTACTAGCAAAGCCGGGTTCAAGAAATGTACTAGAAGAACTTCAAAAACCTGCACCAAGCGATCTAAGTGGAAAGCTAACGGTTACTATTTTTAATATAGGTGAACACGGAGCGAATGTTATTTCAGAAGAAGGCTATATAGGATTCATTCATAATAGTGAATACAAAGAAGAGCCTAGGCTAGGTCAATTAGTTGAAGGACGTTTAACTAATGTTAAGGAAAATGGCGAAATTAACCTATCTTTAATTCCTCAAAAGGAGCTTGCAATGGATGATGACGCGGAATTGATTATAAGTAAGTTAGAAAAGATTGGAATGCTTCCGCTATCTGACAAATCGGATCCTGAAGATATAAAAGCACATCTAGGAATTAGTAAAGCAGCCTTTAAACGTGCAGTAGGAAGACTTTTAAAAGAAGGAAAAATTACACAAGATAAACAAGCCGAAAAAATACATTTAACTGAATAA
- a CDS encoding ABC transporter ATP-binding protein: MQTIIKLSDVTKSFEALDVLDKINIEIKKNSFVSIIGPSGCGKSTIFKLLTKLNLEYSGDIHIYGHRIQDYEGKVGYMPQKDLLLPWKSIYANVTLPLTIKRDHSVSEDEIDNLIELFGLKGFEKSFPHQLSGGMRQRAALLRTMLMGEEILLLDEPFGAIDSINRLKLQKWLLKVFEKTHKTIMFITHDIDEAILLSNQVYVLSDRPATVVEKLDIEFSQPRDEQLLTTENFNYYKQTILNILNR; encoded by the coding sequence ATGCAAACCATTATAAAATTAAGTGATGTAACTAAATCATTCGAAGCGTTAGATGTATTAGATAAAATCAATATAGAAATTAAAAAAAATAGTTTTGTCTCTATTATTGGACCAAGTGGTTGTGGAAAGTCAACTATCTTCAAGTTATTAACAAAATTAAATCTTGAGTATAGTGGAGATATTCACATATATGGTCATCGTATACAAGACTATGAGGGTAAGGTTGGTTATATGCCACAAAAAGATCTTCTCTTACCATGGAAAAGCATTTATGCTAATGTGACACTCCCCTTAACCATTAAAAGAGATCACAGTGTTTCAGAAGATGAAATTGATAATCTTATTGAACTATTTGGCTTAAAAGGATTTGAAAAATCCTTTCCCCATCAATTGTCGGGCGGAATGAGGCAACGTGCAGCACTGTTAAGAACAATGCTGATGGGAGAAGAGATTCTTTTATTAGATGAACCGTTTGGAGCGATTGATTCAATTAATCGCTTAAAGTTGCAAAAGTGGCTACTTAAAGTATTTGAAAAAACACACAAGACGATCATGTTTATCACTCATGACATTGATGAGGCCATTTTGCTCTCAAATCAAGTATATGTACTATCTGATCGACCTGCTACGGTTGTTGAAAAGCTAGATATTGAGTTTTCACAACCTAGAGACGAACAACTCTTGACAACTGAAAACTTTAATTACTATAAGCAGACGATATTAAATATACTTAATAGGTAA
- a CDS encoding ABC transporter substrate-binding protein: protein MKKLMSIFTLFVLIGTLTACNQDENTIDAELEEITVVLDWTPNTNHTGLYVALEEGYYKEQGLNVEIIQPTAGSSDQLVANGTAHFGVSYQESVTYSRAADTPIVSIAAIIQHNTSGFAALKEAGIESPKDFVGKTYGGWGTAVEKAMIRALMEADGVLFTEGETIDDKVNIVQVGAYNFFAPGDIDFFWEYEAWTLKKAELEGVDYTYIDLAEENDIFDYYTPVLITSEDMIENNNETVQKFMDATKMGYEYAIENPTEAAEDLLTHAPELDRDLVIRSQEFLADEYQSDASVWGIQKENVWSRYTNWLVELGEIEQSIDVSKAYTNDYIE, encoded by the coding sequence ATGAAAAAACTAATGTCTATTTTTACATTATTTGTCTTAATAGGAACACTAACCGCTTGTAACCAAGATGAAAATACGATTGATGCTGAACTTGAAGAAATCACGGTTGTACTAGACTGGACTCCAAATACTAATCACACGGGATTATACGTTGCCTTAGAAGAAGGGTATTATAAAGAACAAGGATTAAACGTTGAAATTATACAACCAACAGCAGGGTCATCTGACCAACTCGTTGCAAATGGTACTGCACATTTTGGTGTTAGCTATCAAGAGTCTGTAACCTATTCTAGAGCAGCAGATACACCTATCGTATCGATTGCAGCAATAATCCAACATAACACTTCTGGATTCGCTGCCTTAAAAGAAGCTGGAATCGAATCACCAAAGGACTTCGTTGGTAAGACATACGGCGGATGGGGAACAGCGGTTGAAAAAGCAATGATTCGTGCTTTAATGGAAGCAGATGGAGTTTTATTTACAGAGGGTGAGACCATTGACGATAAAGTAAATATTGTTCAAGTGGGTGCCTATAATTTCTTTGCACCTGGTGACATTGATTTCTTCTGGGAATATGAAGCATGGACGCTAAAAAAAGCAGAACTTGAGGGTGTAGACTATACCTATATAGACCTGGCTGAAGAAAATGACATATTTGATTACTATACACCTGTTTTAATTACAAGTGAGGATATGATTGAAAATAATAATGAAACAGTTCAAAAATTTATGGACGCAACGAAAATGGGATATGAATATGCAATTGAAAATCCAACTGAGGCAGCTGAAGATTTACTGACACATGCTCCTGAGTTAGACAGAGATTTAGTTATAAGAAGTCAAGAGTTCTTAGCTGATGAGTATCAAAGTGATGCATCAGTTTGGGGAATCCAGAAAGAAAATGTATGGTCTCGTTATACGAACTGGTTAGTTGAACTAGGTGAAATAGAACAGTCAATTGATGTAAGTAAAGCCTATACAAATGACTATATTGAATAA
- a CDS encoding ABC transporter permease codes for MKKSKSIVDLLILLVSIVLFLVIWEGVVIIFSIDKNLLPKPSTIFSNIYTLRKLLLKHSIVTVYEAVVGLLLSLIVAIILSILLDLFKLLNKLFYPWMIISQTIPLTAVAPLFIIWFGFDSLSKVLVVMLVCFFPLVVNILTGFKEVDQDLLDLMKVMKASKLQVYLKLKIPNAFPYILSGLKISTTYAILAAVIGEWMGGKSGLGIYMSRLLHSFNTPGLFAVIFVIMFLSIFLIAIVQSLEKILIKWK; via the coding sequence GTGAAAAAGTCGAAAAGCATCGTTGATCTATTAATATTACTTGTTTCAATTGTTCTTTTTTTAGTAATATGGGAAGGGGTTGTAATAATTTTCTCTATCGATAAAAACCTATTACCAAAACCCAGTACCATATTTAGTAATATTTATACATTACGTAAACTATTATTAAAGCATTCAATTGTAACAGTCTATGAGGCTGTGGTTGGGTTACTTTTATCCCTAATAGTAGCAATTATTTTATCAATTTTATTGGATTTATTTAAGTTACTTAATAAATTATTCTATCCATGGATGATTATTTCACAAACAATTCCACTTACGGCTGTAGCACCATTATTTATTATTTGGTTTGGTTTTGATTCATTATCAAAAGTTTTAGTGGTAATGCTTGTTTGTTTTTTTCCACTAGTCGTTAATATACTAACTGGTTTTAAAGAAGTTGATCAAGATTTATTAGACTTAATGAAAGTAATGAAAGCGAGTAAATTACAAGTTTACCTTAAACTAAAAATTCCAAATGCATTTCCTTATATATTATCAGGATTAAAAATTTCAACGACGTATGCAATACTTGCTGCAGTAATCGGTGAATGGATGGGTGGAAAGAGTGGATTAGGAATTTACATGTCACGACTACTTCACTCATTTAATACCCCAGGTCTTTTTGCTGTCATATTTGTCATCATGTTTTTGAGTATCTTTTTAATTGCAATTGTACAATCTTTAGAAAAAATACTAATAAAATGGAAATAA
- a CDS encoding thiamine-binding protein translates to MNASIAIQTLPFLEGNRKEEMYSVIDEVIAYIKKQELVYEVGPFETTIEGELSQLIKIIEDVTRLCVEKGAKSVLSYVKIHYSEEGVSAISEKVEKHR, encoded by the coding sequence ATGAATGCAAGTATAGCAATTCAGACCCTACCATTCTTAGAAGGTAACCGCAAGGAAGAGATGTATTCGGTTATCGATGAGGTAATTGCATATATTAAGAAACAAGAACTTGTTTATGAAGTAGGACCTTTTGAGACCACTATAGAGGGTGAACTATCACAACTAATTAAAATCATAGAGGATGTCACACGTCTATGTGTAGAGAAAGGTGCAAAGTCAGTCCTTTCATATGTAAAAATCCATTATAGTGAAGAAGGAGTTTCTGCGATCAGTGAAAAAGTCGAAAAGCATCGTTGA
- a CDS encoding alpha/beta-type small acid-soluble spore protein, with protein MANNSRNTNKLVVPGAQQAIDQMKYEIASEFGVNLGADTTARQNGSVGGEITKRLVASAQSQMGQNGAGQQNNNQNR; from the coding sequence ATGGCAAACAATTCACGAAACACAAACAAATTAGTAGTGCCTGGTGCACAACAAGCAATCGATCAAATGAAGTATGAGATCGCTAGTGAATTTGGTGTTAACTTAGGTGCTGATACTACTGCTCGCCAAAACGGTTCTGTTGGTGGCGAAATCACTAAGCGTTTAGTTGCTTCTGCTCAATCTCAAATGGGTCAAAATGGTGCTGGGCAACAAAACAATAATCAAAATCGTTAA
- a CDS encoding sulfurtransferase, producing MKKRLLVLLLFMLLILFMTYRFELNGGNKDKNRLFTSIFTSLVSKPLNEKKEEHYVNKNSIISVKELKKNIEKEKVELIAITEGNIFKEFIPDSSQITLSDITTTRNNIDGLIASREKIESLLSKKGLEESDTIVVYDENQSLYAARLWWTLKAYGHADVKLLNGGLKEWKNQGYETVSVPKIERKSNYKATPLNEEMIASLEDIKNSLNNKEERVVDVRTKKEYNNGHIPGAVNVPWSQTLNDDGTFKKASELRKLYRTKGITQELESIYTQCTKGVRASHTYFVLSELLGYNQAKVYDGSFKEYSKSGLPIEKD from the coding sequence ATGAAAAAAAGATTATTAGTACTATTACTATTTATGTTACTCATTCTATTCATGACTTATCGCTTTGAATTAAATGGAGGCAATAAAGATAAGAACCGATTATTCACTAGTATCTTTACATCCTTGGTCAGTAAACCGCTTAATGAAAAGAAAGAGGAACACTACGTTAATAAAAATAGTATTATTTCCGTGAAAGAATTAAAAAAGAATATTGAAAAAGAGAAAGTTGAACTTATAGCTATTACTGAAGGAAATATATTTAAAGAATTTATTCCTGATTCATCTCAAATAACCCTTAGTGACATTACGACAACAAGAAATAATATCGATGGATTAATTGCAAGTAGGGAAAAAATTGAAAGCTTATTATCTAAAAAAGGTCTAGAAGAAAGTGATACCATCGTTGTGTATGATGAAAACCAATCGTTATATGCAGCAAGATTATGGTGGACATTAAAGGCCTATGGACACGCAGACGTGAAACTCTTAAATGGTGGTCTAAAAGAATGGAAGAACCAAGGTTATGAGACTGTTTCTGTTCCTAAAATTGAGAGAAAGTCTAACTATAAGGCAACCCCTTTAAATGAAGAAATGATTGCATCGCTAGAGGACATAAAAAATAGTCTTAATAATAAAGAAGAACGAGTTGTTGATGTAAGAACAAAGAAAGAATATAATAATGGTCATATACCTGGTGCGGTCAACGTACCATGGAGTCAAACTTTAAATGATGATGGTACGTTTAAAAAAGCTTCTGAATTAAGAAAACTATATAGAACAAAAGGTATTACACAAGAATTAGAGTCAATATATACACAGTGTACAAAAGGAGTAAGAGCTTCTCACACGTATTTTGTATTAAGTGAACTACTCGGATATAATCAAGCAAAGGTATATGATGGATCATTTAAGGAATATTCAAAGTCTGGGTTACCCATAGAGAAGGATTAA